Proteins from a genomic interval of Oscillospiraceae bacterium:
- a CDS encoding flavin reductase family protein produces MAKAVWSPATILAPVPVVFVGCGTLEHPNVLTVAWTGIVNSNPAMTYVSIRPQRYSHNIIESTGEFTINLATSSMCRALDSCGVYTGAKADKFRLFGLNPEKGAKVAAPLIKQSPISLECRVTKIIPLGTHDMFLAEIAAVDVDETLIDENGKLCMSKAKLVAYSHGDYLELGRKIGSFGFSVKKKLMRP; encoded by the coding sequence ATGGCAAAAGCAGTATGGAGCCCCGCAACTATTCTCGCGCCTGTTCCGGTTGTATTCGTTGGATGCGGCACGCTCGAGCATCCCAATGTACTGACAGTCGCGTGGACCGGAATCGTAAATTCAAATCCGGCTATGACATATGTATCGATTCGTCCGCAGAGGTATTCTCATAATATAATAGAAAGCACAGGGGAATTTACAATAAACCTTGCTACAAGCTCAATGTGTCGCGCGCTCGATTCCTGCGGCGTATATACCGGCGCGAAAGCCGACAAGTTCAGGCTTTTCGGACTTAATCCCGAAAAAGGTGCCAAGGTTGCGGCTCCTTTGATTAAGCAGTCACCCATATCGCTTGAATGCCGGGTGACCAAAATCATACCGCTCGGCACACACGATATGTTTCTCGCGGAAATAGCCGCAGTCGACGTAGATGAAACGCTTATCGATGAAAACGGAAAGCTTTGCATGTCAAAAGCAAAGCTTGTCGCGTATTCCCACGGCGACTACCTTGAACTGGGCAGGAAAATAGGATCGTTCGGCTTTTCCGTAAAGAAAAAGCTAATGAGACCGTAA
- a CDS encoding Gfo/Idh/MocA family oxidoreductase: MKKKLKVGFIGVGNRGQSLMSNLGFVENTVVTAVCDLCESRVAECVKQCTEKYGVECSGFTDYRELIDKADIDAVIIASTWLTHIPTAVYAMKKGIYVGMEVGPAGSVDECRRLVHAHEETGTHLFLLENCCWGRYEMFVLNLIRKGMLGELIYLAGAYQHDCRELLYKEYSGERPFAERYLHKIRNMEGYPTHELAPLAKYIGVNAGNRFMTLSASSTKARGFQKYYKETTGKDFEGIYRQGDVVNTLITCACGETITLTYDTSLPRPYSRGLRVQGTNGLWMEDNHSVYIEGRSPKDAWEKDDDYLTEFDHPLWKKSLEEGVKGGHGGMDYLMLEAFCYYARNNMRPPLDVYDAASYISISCLVEQSLSLGGTAISIPDFTDGKWVIKRAADENDYDVNV; the protein is encoded by the coding sequence ATGAAAAAAAAGCTTAAAGTCGGGTTTATCGGTGTCGGAAACAGAGGACAGAGCCTTATGTCCAATCTGGGCTTTGTCGAAAACACAGTCGTAACGGCTGTATGTGATCTTTGTGAAAGCAGAGTCGCCGAATGCGTGAAGCAATGCACTGAAAAATACGGTGTTGAATGCTCCGGATTTACCGATTACCGCGAGCTTATCGACAAGGCGGATATCGACGCAGTCATTATCGCGTCGACATGGTTAACTCATATTCCGACGGCTGTATACGCTATGAAAAAAGGTATATATGTCGGAATGGAGGTTGGGCCTGCCGGTTCTGTCGATGAATGCAGGCGACTTGTTCATGCACACGAAGAAACCGGAACTCACCTGTTCCTTCTCGAAAACTGCTGCTGGGGCAGATATGAGATGTTTGTGCTCAATCTGATCAGAAAGGGTATGCTCGGTGAGCTCATTTATCTTGCCGGAGCGTATCAGCATGACTGCCGTGAGCTTCTTTACAAGGAATACAGCGGAGAAAGACCCTTTGCCGAAAGATATCTGCATAAAATAAGAAATATGGAGGGATATCCGACGCATGAGCTTGCTCCTCTGGCAAAATATATAGGCGTCAATGCCGGAAACAGATTCATGACACTGTCGGCTTCTTCCACAAAGGCCAGAGGCTTTCAGAAATACTATAAAGAAACAACCGGCAAGGATTTTGAAGGAATATATAGACAAGGCGATGTAGTAAATACGTTGATAACCTGCGCATGCGGTGAGACGATAACGCTTACATACGACACGTCGCTTCCTCGCCCATATTCAAGAGGACTGAGAGTTCAAGGAACGAACGGACTTTGGATGGAGGACAATCATTCTGTCTATATTGAAGGCAGAAGCCCTAAGGACGCGTGGGAAAAAGATGATGATTATCTCACTGAATTTGATCATCCGCTGTGGAAGAAGAGCCTTGAGGAAGGCGTAAAGGGTGGCCACGGAGGAATGGATTATCTCATGCTTGAGGCGTTCTGTTATTACGCACGTAATAATATGCGCCCGCCTCTCGATGTATATGACGCCGCCTCATATATTTCGATTTCATGCCTTGTCGAGCAATCGCTTTCGTTGGGAGGAACCGCGATATCGATCCCGGATTTCACCGACGGAAAATGGGTTATCAAGCGTGCTGCCGACGAAAATGATTACGATGTAAATGTATAA
- a CDS encoding ComEC/Rec2 family competence protein: MNGGAEKKRIGNTTLITNSVMSFVLLIGILIIWKYILPGRFSFKPDITAEVGETCAKVDFIDVGQGDAALVSTDDGKYILIDCGPEENRSSLLAFLRINGIKKLDMLILTHPHSDHIGSAARIVKEFVPDKILITSRTEKTPEYEELIDAFNSTEGISVETAVTGREYIVGSAVIRILYSRAAYDQNREDANNDSIVTKITLSGKSFLFMADAETETEKEICGMFPASELKADVIKIGHHGSDSSTSEQLIDIVSPEFAVISVGEDNGFGHPSESVTERLKERGIKIYRTDISGTVRFKFTNDALATYITRVADK, encoded by the coding sequence ATGAACGGAGGCGCCGAAAAGAAAAGAATCGGCAATACAACGCTGATTACTAATTCCGTCATGAGCTTTGTTCTCTTGATCGGGATTTTGATTATATGGAAGTATATATTGCCGGGCAGGTTTTCTTTTAAGCCGGATATTACCGCAGAGGTCGGAGAAACATGCGCTAAGGTCGATTTTATCGATGTGGGGCAGGGTGACGCGGCTCTTGTTTCCACTGACGACGGAAAATACATATTGATCGACTGCGGTCCGGAGGAAAATCGTTCCTCGCTGCTTGCGTTTCTGCGTATTAACGGAATTAAAAAGCTTGATATGCTGATCCTGACGCATCCTCATTCGGATCACATCGGTTCAGCCGCGAGAATTGTGAAGGAGTTTGTTCCTGACAAAATTCTGATAACAAGCCGTACCGAAAAGACACCCGAATACGAAGAGCTTATCGACGCGTTCAATTCGACCGAGGGAATTTCGGTTGAAACGGCTGTAACAGGCAGAGAATATATCGTCGGAAGCGCAGTTATAAGAATATTATACTCGCGTGCTGCTTATGATCAAAACAGAGAAGACGCGAATAACGACAGTATTGTGACTAAAATCACTCTTTCCGGTAAAAGCTTTTTATTTATGGCAGACGCTGAAACAGAGACTGAAAAAGAGATATGCGGTATGTTTCCGGCTTCTGAACTGAAAGCCGACGTTATAAAAATCGGACATCACGGTTCCGACTCATCCACCTCAGAACAGCTTATTGACATTGTGTCACCGGAATTCGCCGTGATTTCTGTCGGTGAAGACAATGGCTTCGGTCATCCCTCTGAAAGTGTGACAGAACGTCTTAAGGAACGCGGTATAAAAATATACCGCACGGATATAAGCGGGACGGTAAGATTTAAATTTACCAATGATGCTTTGGCCACTTATATTACCAGGGTAGCAGATAAATAA